In the Ursus arctos isolate Adak ecotype North America unplaced genomic scaffold, UrsArc2.0 scaffold_19, whole genome shotgun sequence genome, one interval contains:
- the PLA2G15 gene encoding phospholipase A2 group XV isoform X2 produces MGLRLCPYHAALLPGGVLFLLLLADPALPVGRPPPVVLVPGDLGNQLEAKLDKPTVVHYLCSKRTDSYFTLWLNLELLLPVIIDCWIDNIRLIYNRTSRATQFPDGVDVRVPGFGKTFSLEFLDPSKSSVGSYFHTMVESLVGWGYTRGEDVRGAPYDWRRAPTTAPGLEEQVYPCVCGTGCALGGRGQDLACPGLRRQQSDPGHRALEDPGAAAVCRLHQLAAALQLHLVI; encoded by the exons ATGGGTCTTCGCCTCTGTCCCTACCATGCGGCGCTGCTCCCGGGTGGCGTCCTGTTCCTCCTGCTGCTGGCAGACCCGGCGCTCCCGGTTGGACGTCCCCCTCCCGTGGTGCTGG TGCCCGGTGATTTGGGCAACCAGCTGGAGGCAAAGCTAGACAAGCCAACGGTTGTGCACTACCTCTGCTCCAAGAGGACAGACAGCTACTTCACACTCTGGCTGAACCTCGAACTGCTGCTGCCTGTCATCATTGACTGCTGGATTGACAATatcag GCTGATCTATAACAGAACGTCCCGGGCCACCCAGTTCCCAGATGGTGTGGATGTGCGCGTCCCTGGCTTTGGGAAGACTTTCTCACTAGAGTTCCTGGACCCCAGCAAAAGCAGTGTGG GTTCCTATTTCCATACCATGGTAGAGAGCCTTGTAGGCTGGGGCTACACACGGGGTGAGGATGTCCGGGGGGCCCCCTACGACTGGCGCCGAGCCCCAA CGACAGCCCCAGGCCTGGAAGAACAAGTATATCCGTGCGTTTGTGGCACTGGGTGCGCCCTGGGGGGGCGTGGCCAAGACTTGGCGTGTCCTGGCCTCAG GAGACAACAATCGGATCCCGGTCATCGGGCCCTTGAAGATCCGGGAGCAGCAGCGGTCTGCCGTCTCCACCAGCTGGCTGCTGCCTTACAACTACACCTGGTCATCTGA
- the PLA2G15 gene encoding phospholipase A2 group XV isoform X1: MGLRLCPYHAALLPGGVLFLLLLADPALPVGRPPPVVLVPGDLGNQLEAKLDKPTVVHYLCSKRTDSYFTLWLNLELLLPVIIDCWIDNIRLIYNRTSRATQFPDGVDVRVPGFGKTFSLEFLDPSKSSVGSYFHTMVESLVGWGYTRGEDVRGAPYDWRRAPSENGPYFLALREMIEEMHQLYGGPVVLVAHSMGNMYTLYFLQRQPQAWKNKYIRAFVALGAPWGGVAKTWRVLASGDNNRIPVIGPLKIREQQRSAVSTSWLLPYNYTWSSEKVFVHTPTTNYTLRDYHRFFQDIGFKDGWFMRQDTEGLVEATVPPGVPLHCLYGTGVPTPDSFYYESFPDRDPKICFGDGDGTVNLQSALQCQAWRSRQEPQVSLQALPGSEHIEMLANATTLAYLKRVLLGP; this comes from the exons ATGGGTCTTCGCCTCTGTCCCTACCATGCGGCGCTGCTCCCGGGTGGCGTCCTGTTCCTCCTGCTGCTGGCAGACCCGGCGCTCCCGGTTGGACGTCCCCCTCCCGTGGTGCTGG TGCCCGGTGATTTGGGCAACCAGCTGGAGGCAAAGCTAGACAAGCCAACGGTTGTGCACTACCTCTGCTCCAAGAGGACAGACAGCTACTTCACACTCTGGCTGAACCTCGAACTGCTGCTGCCTGTCATCATTGACTGCTGGATTGACAATatcag GCTGATCTATAACAGAACGTCCCGGGCCACCCAGTTCCCAGATGGTGTGGATGTGCGCGTCCCTGGCTTTGGGAAGACTTTCTCACTAGAGTTCCTGGACCCCAGCAAAAGCAGTGTGG GTTCCTATTTCCATACCATGGTAGAGAGCCTTGTAGGCTGGGGCTACACACGGGGTGAGGATGTCCGGGGGGCCCCCTACGACTGGCGCCGAGCCCCAA GTGAAAACGGGCCCTACTTCCTGGCCCTCCGGGAGATGATCGAGGAGATGCACCAGCTGTACGGGGGCCCTGTGGTGCTGGTTGCCCACAGCATGGGCAACATGTACACACTCTACTTTCTGCAGCGACAGCCCCAGGCCTGGAAGAACAAGTATATCCGTGCGTTTGTGGCACTGGGTGCGCCCTGGGGGGGCGTGGCCAAGACTTGGCGTGTCCTGGCCTCAG GAGACAACAATCGGATCCCGGTCATCGGGCCCTTGAAGATCCGGGAGCAGCAGCGGTCTGCCGTCTCCACCAGCTGGCTGCTGCCTTACAACTACACCTGGTCATCTGAAAAGGTCTTCGTGCACACACCCACAACCAACTACACACTGCGGGACTATCACCGCTTCTTCCAGGACATCGGCTTCAAAGATGGCTGGTTCATGCGGCAGGACACGGAGGGGCTGGTCGAAGCCACGGTGCCACCTGGTGTGCCCCTGCACTGCCTCTATGGCACTGGGGTCCCCACGCCAGACTCCTTCTACTATGAGAGCTTCCCGGACCGCGATCCCAAAATCTGCTTTGGTGATGGCGACGGCACTGTGAACTTGCAGAGTGCCCTGCAGTGCCAGGCCTGGCGCAGCCGCCAGGAGCCCCAAGTGTCGTTGCAGGCGCTGCCGGGCAGCGAGCACATAGAGATGCTGGCCAATGCCACCACCCTGGCCTATCTGAAACGTGTGCTCCTTGGGCCCTGA